The following coding sequences lie in one Duffyella gerundensis genomic window:
- a CDS encoding FAD-dependent oxidoreductase yields MSRWSVLGSGVAGLCVATLLAEQGESVEIITDETRLAASHWAGGMLAPWCEGESAPAQVTEWGQRAAGWWAQRVSGVTHHGTLVLAAPRDRQELIRFADMTQAHQWVEPATLEPQLENRFARGLFFADEAHLDPRQAMQQLRETLTQRGVDFHRGQPVGKVIDCRGIHAAQALLSLRAVRGEMLILQSRDVQFTRPIRLLHPRFPCYLVPRDEGRFMLGATMVESHDSSPISARAMMELLSAAWTIHPALAEARVLESGTGLRPAFSNNVPEIHYQDGRFYLNGMYRHGFLLAPVMAEKLMQQLKQESHS; encoded by the coding sequence ATGAGCCGGTGGTCAGTGCTGGGCAGCGGCGTTGCCGGACTGTGCGTGGCCACATTGCTGGCAGAGCAGGGCGAATCGGTTGAGATTATTACCGATGAGACACGGCTTGCGGCATCGCACTGGGCGGGCGGCATGCTGGCGCCCTGGTGTGAAGGCGAAAGCGCGCCTGCGCAGGTGACCGAATGGGGCCAGCGCGCGGCGGGCTGGTGGGCTCAGCGGGTCAGCGGCGTTACGCATCATGGCACGTTGGTGCTCGCTGCTCCGCGCGATCGCCAGGAGCTTATCCGTTTCGCCGATATGACGCAGGCTCATCAGTGGGTGGAACCGGCCACGCTGGAACCGCAGCTGGAAAATCGTTTTGCCCGCGGCTTGTTTTTTGCTGATGAAGCGCACCTCGATCCGCGGCAGGCGATGCAACAGCTGCGTGAAACCCTGACGCAGCGCGGCGTAGATTTTCACCGCGGGCAGCCGGTTGGCAAGGTCATCGACTGCCGGGGCATTCACGCCGCGCAAGCCTTGCTCTCGCTGCGTGCCGTACGCGGTGAAATGTTGATCCTGCAGAGCCGCGACGTGCAATTTACCCGGCCAATCCGCCTGTTACATCCCCGTTTCCCCTGTTATCTGGTGCCGCGTGACGAGGGCCGTTTCATGCTCGGCGCAACCATGGTCGAAAGCCACGACAGCAGCCCGATCAGCGCTCGCGCCATGATGGAATTGCTCAGCGCCGCCTGGACGATTCACCCAGCGCTGGCCGAAGCGCGCGTGCTGGAAAGCGGCACAGGTCTGCGTCCCGCCTTCAGCAATAACGTGCCTGAAATTCATTATCAGGACGGCAGGTTCTATCTCAACGGCATGTATCGTCACGGCTTTTTGCTGGCGCCAGTCATGGCCGAAAAACTGATGCAACAACTGAAACAGGAGTCGCATTCATGA
- a CDS encoding HesA/MoeB/ThiF family protein, producing the protein MDRYQRQTMLPEVGDVGQQRLAQARVAVIGAGGLSATLLPLLAGAGVGTLHIYDGDRVALHNLHRQTLFGMQDIGALKVHCAQQALARLNPDCRVEAHTAMLTASGVDRALEQVDLVIDAADNFATTWLLSDACQRLALPLISASVLGRQGYVGGFCGGAPGYRALFPQLPSTAANCNTAGVMGPAVAALGAIQAQMALSVLLAHQPSPLGSVTQCDFSRWHFNSFRFDGAEEPVNLLPFIDRQLLCDDDCVVDLRSSSEAPHSVSAHAQRIPPADIAGWQPPADRRIVLVCASGLRAGQAAQQLQQRGLFRLALLAANY; encoded by the coding sequence ATGGATCGTTATCAACGTCAAACCATGCTGCCGGAAGTCGGCGACGTGGGGCAGCAACGTCTGGCGCAGGCGCGTGTCGCGGTAATCGGCGCCGGTGGACTGAGCGCCACGCTGCTGCCTCTGCTGGCAGGCGCGGGCGTCGGCACACTGCATATTTACGATGGCGATCGGGTGGCGCTGCACAATCTGCATCGTCAAACGCTGTTCGGCATGCAGGATATCGGCGCGCTAAAGGTTCACTGTGCACAGCAGGCGCTGGCGCGGCTTAACCCCGATTGCCGGGTTGAGGCGCATACTGCGATGCTCACCGCCAGCGGCGTAGATCGCGCGCTTGAGCAGGTTGATTTGGTGATCGACGCCGCCGACAACTTTGCCACAACTTGGCTACTGTCGGATGCCTGCCAGCGCCTTGCGCTGCCGCTGATCAGCGCCTCAGTGCTGGGCCGTCAGGGTTATGTTGGCGGCTTTTGCGGCGGCGCGCCTGGCTATCGCGCGCTGTTTCCTCAGCTGCCGAGCACGGCGGCAAACTGTAATACCGCAGGCGTGATGGGACCCGCGGTCGCCGCGCTGGGCGCGATTCAGGCGCAGATGGCGTTGAGCGTGCTGCTGGCGCATCAGCCTTCGCCGCTGGGTAGCGTGACCCAATGCGACTTTAGCCGCTGGCACTTTAATAGCTTCCGCTTTGATGGCGCAGAAGAGCCTGTCAATCTTCTTCCTTTCATCGATCGTCAGCTGCTGTGCGACGATGATTGTGTGGTCGATCTGCGCAGCAGCAGCGAAGCACCGCACAGCGTTAGCGCGCATGCCCAGCGCATCCCACCTGCGGATATAGCTGGCTGGCAACCGCCAGCCGATCGGCGCATCGTGCTGGTCTGCGCCAGCGGTTTGCGTGCAGGACAGGCGGCGCAACAGCTACAGCAGCGTGGTCTCTTCCGACTCGCGCTGCTGGCGGCGAATTACTGA
- a CDS encoding ABC transporter ATP-binding protein — MRNPVVSAPAITVNALSFSWGNQPVCQQLSLSLRGGKTTALLGRSGSGKSTLLRLIAGLLLPAAGDVTSSDGLPLPGRISWMGQQDLLYPWLTARENVMLAARLNGEKADGGRADELLEQVGLGGLAEAKPAALSGGMRQRVALARTLYPQRPVVLMDEPFATLDVLTKLSLQTLTANLLRDKTVLLVTHDPLEACRMADDIGVLTGNPLRYEPFGAPEAAPPREVSDAGVLHQQGRLFSRLSRDER, encoded by the coding sequence ATGCGCAATCCAGTCGTTTCCGCACCGGCCATTACGGTGAATGCGCTGTCGTTTAGCTGGGGCAACCAGCCGGTCTGTCAGCAGCTCTCGTTATCGTTGCGCGGTGGCAAAACCACCGCGCTGCTGGGCCGCAGCGGCAGTGGTAAAAGCACGCTGCTGAGATTGATCGCCGGCCTGCTACTGCCCGCGGCCGGTGACGTGACGAGCAGCGATGGCTTGCCGCTGCCCGGCAGGATCAGCTGGATGGGACAACAGGATTTACTCTATCCCTGGCTTACCGCACGAGAAAACGTGATGCTTGCGGCCCGTCTCAACGGAGAAAAAGCAGACGGTGGCCGGGCCGATGAGCTGTTGGAACAGGTTGGTCTGGGCGGACTGGCCGAGGCAAAACCCGCTGCGCTGTCGGGCGGCATGCGGCAACGGGTAGCACTGGCGCGCACTCTCTATCCACAGCGTCCGGTGGTGTTAATGGACGAGCCTTTTGCCACGCTCGATGTGCTAACCAAGCTCAGCCTGCAAACGCTTACCGCCAACCTGCTCAGGGATAAAACCGTACTGCTGGTCACCCACGATCCGCTGGAGGCGTGCCGTATGGCGGATGATATTGGCGTGCTCACCGGCAATCCGCTGCGCTACGAACCTTTTGGTGCGCCAGAGGCCGCGCCGCCGCGCGAGGTCAGTGATGCGGGCGTGCTGCATCAGCAGGGCAGGCTGTTCAGCCGGTTAAGCCGCGATGAGAGATAA
- a CDS encoding DUF2171 domain-containing protein, which yields MVDKSKILDHAQVVDVNGEHVGVVDHLDGEESIKLVKNDPEAGGKHHIIPLAWVKEIDDNKVILSKNKDEVESHWKSA from the coding sequence ATGGTAGATAAAAGCAAAATTCTGGATCATGCTCAGGTTGTGGACGTCAATGGCGAACACGTTGGCGTTGTTGATCATCTTGATGGCGAAGAGAGCATCAAGCTGGTGAAAAACGATCCGGAAGCAGGCGGAAAGCACCATATTATTCCGCTGGCTTGGGTAAAAGAGATTGATGATAACAAAGTCATTCTCTCCAAAAATAAAGACGAAGTGGAAAGCCACTGGAAAAGCGCGTAA
- a CDS encoding ABC transporter substrate-binding protein, which translates to MRFFAVALLLGCSLSVSAAERVRLLLDWFVNPNHAAIFAARQSGAFAREGLDVEMIAPADSAAVPLLLAAGQADLALSYQPQLYTLVEKAVPVIRVGTLINQPLNTLTTLDSHIHSLSDFAGKTLGYAIPGFEDVTVRTMLTSAGVNPDSVKLVNLNMSAVSALLSKRIDGAMTIYRNYEQLELQDKGVTPITFKPEEHGVPAWDELIILANQKTAASDKRIPAFLRGLNAGVAWLRAHPQQVWFAFIKAYPELNTPLNHQAWLATLPYFASDAGAFDATRYQRFADYMLANKLITQVAPLSRYSLAAP; encoded by the coding sequence ATGCGCTTTTTTGCCGTTGCTCTGCTGTTGGGTTGTTCGCTGTCGGTGAGTGCCGCAGAACGCGTGCGCCTCTTGCTCGACTGGTTTGTTAATCCCAACCACGCCGCCATTTTTGCCGCCAGGCAAAGCGGGGCTTTTGCGCGCGAAGGGCTGGATGTTGAGATGATTGCGCCAGCGGATTCCGCCGCCGTGCCGCTGTTGTTGGCGGCGGGCCAGGCAGATCTGGCGCTGAGCTATCAGCCGCAGCTCTATACGCTGGTGGAGAAAGCGGTGCCGGTCATCAGGGTTGGCACGCTGATTAATCAGCCGTTAAACACCCTGACCACGCTGGACAGCCATATTCATTCGCTGAGCGACTTCGCCGGTAAAACGCTGGGCTACGCCATTCCGGGTTTTGAGGATGTAACCGTTCGCACCATGCTCACCTCGGCAGGCGTCAACCCCGATTCCGTGAAGCTGGTTAACCTGAATATGTCTGCCGTGAGCGCATTGCTGAGCAAGCGCATCGATGGCGCAATGACCATTTATCGCAACTATGAGCAGCTGGAATTGCAGGATAAAGGTGTCACGCCGATAACGTTCAAGCCCGAGGAACACGGCGTACCCGCGTGGGATGAGCTGATTATTTTAGCGAATCAAAAAACCGCGGCCAGTGACAAACGCATTCCTGCATTTTTGCGAGGGTTAAATGCCGGTGTCGCCTGGTTACGCGCGCATCCGCAGCAGGTATGGTTCGCCTTTATCAAAGCCTATCCTGAGCTAAACACGCCGTTAAACCATCAGGCGTGGCTGGCGACATTACCTTATTTTGCCAGCGATGCGGGCGCGTTTGATGCCACACGTTATCAACGCTTTGCCGATTACATGCTGGCCAACAAGCTGATCACGCAGGTGGCGCCGCTTTCCCGATATTCACTCGCGGCGCCGTAA
- a CDS encoding CynX/NimT family MFS transporter codes for MSLSSVNTTAGSRSLLFVVLLTAANLRTPITATGPILDNICQTFGLSAAQAGLLNFIPLMMFAALAPISAWAGNRFGLEKTLWAALWLIGIGSGLRIIGNESGLWCGTLVLSGGIAAANVLLPPLIKRDAQQHTAKYIGLYASTMAITASIASGVAAPLAAFSEGGWTLSLAVWLLPVIVALFAWRPLLARAAVPRAQASAPTPAGLSPWRSWLGWQVSLFMGLQSLVFYTLIAWFTPYAQSNGFSQVSAGWLLFLYQIVAVAANLACMSAIRRLRDQRLLGFIASLAIFSGVAGLLLFPALAALWLIVAGLGAGASMVLSLSLFSLRTAHPHQASHLSGMAQCVGYSLAALGPLFFGMLHQQLHSWSLPLLALVGMSLLQMMLAPLVGASRQIGS; via the coding sequence ATGTCTCTTTCTTCTGTTAACACTACCGCTGGCTCCCGTTCCTTACTGTTTGTGGTGCTGCTCACCGCGGCCAATTTGCGTACGCCGATCACCGCCACCGGCCCGATTCTCGATAATATCTGCCAGACCTTCGGGCTCAGCGCCGCGCAGGCAGGGCTACTCAATTTTATCCCGCTGATGATGTTTGCCGCGCTGGCGCCGATCTCGGCGTGGGCCGGAAACCGCTTTGGACTGGAGAAAACCTTGTGGGCGGCGCTGTGGTTGATTGGCATCGGCTCGGGCTTGCGCATTATCGGCAATGAGAGCGGCTTATGGTGCGGCACGCTGGTGCTCAGTGGCGGTATTGCCGCCGCCAATGTGCTGCTGCCGCCGTTGATTAAGCGCGATGCGCAGCAGCATACGGCAAAATATATTGGCCTGTATGCGTCGACCATGGCGATCACCGCCAGCATCGCCTCAGGGGTCGCGGCGCCGCTGGCGGCGTTCAGCGAAGGCGGCTGGACATTATCGCTGGCGGTCTGGCTGCTGCCGGTGATCGTGGCGCTGTTCGCCTGGCGCCCGCTGCTGGCGCGGGCCGCCGTTCCGCGCGCGCAGGCATCCGCGCCCACCCCTGCGGGGCTATCGCCGTGGCGTTCATGGCTTGGCTGGCAGGTTTCGCTGTTCATGGGATTGCAATCGCTGGTGTTTTACACCCTGATCGCCTGGTTCACGCCGTATGCGCAGTCCAATGGTTTTAGCCAGGTCAGCGCCGGATGGCTGCTGTTTCTCTATCAGATTGTGGCGGTGGCCGCTAACCTTGCCTGCATGAGCGCCATCAGGCGCTTGCGCGATCAGCGTCTGCTGGGCTTTATCGCCTCGCTGGCAATTTTTAGCGGTGTTGCTGGCCTGTTGCTGTTCCCCGCACTGGCCGCGCTGTGGCTGATCGTCGCCGGTCTTGGCGCGGGCGCGTCAATGGTGCTGTCGCTTTCGCTGTTTTCGCTGCGCACCGCTCATCCGCATCAGGCCTCACATCTTTCTGGCATGGCGCAGTGCGTCGGCTACAGCCTCGCCGCGCTGGGACCGCTGTTTTTCGGTATGCTGCATCAGCAATTGCACAGTTGGTCACTGCCGCTGCTGGCGCTGGTGGGCATGAGCCTGCTGCAAATGATGCTGGCGCCGCTGGTGGGCGCCAGTCGTCAGATCGGCAGCTAG
- the thiS gene encoding sulfur carrier protein ThiS: MITLILNGRTITTRSSTLAALLHEQQLDPACVASAIDGEFVPRTHYETQPLGDGMRLEVLSPMQGG, translated from the coding sequence ATGATCACCCTCATCCTCAATGGGCGCACCATCACCACCCGCAGCAGCACGCTGGCGGCACTGTTGCACGAACAGCAGCTCGATCCCGCCTGCGTGGCCAGCGCGATTGACGGCGAGTTTGTGCCGCGCACGCATTATGAAACGCAGCCACTTGGCGACGGCATGCGGCTGGAAGTGCTGTCGCCGATGCAGGGAGGCTGA
- a CDS encoding class I mannose-6-phosphate isomerase has protein sequence MKAHPVQLTLPMAFHIFGGSLIEKKLGKADLPNRRIAETWEVSDVDGMNASVKNGALAGKTLRELTLSEPDALVAPGWRGPQFPLLTKFIDGSGMLPVHLHANDDAAQRLEQQPNGKTEAWHILWAAPGATCLAGIKPGISRERIREALLAEEYDSIMQRLPVNAGDTFYIPGGMLHSFGPDTLIYEIEQTSNIQQHAMPWRMEDGSKISPAEREKNIDALMQQLRPELQVEPQPGLLLEESEALTRRLLCAGPYFALERTSFTERYHYAFNSVRIVSNLGAPLHIEMGDERWPLDRAATCVLPASLGEITFSGEGELLIGYLPDLQHEVIAPLEAQGYDRQAISRLGDVWDEKR, from the coding sequence ATGAAAGCCCATCCTGTACAACTGACTCTGCCGATGGCATTTCATATTTTCGGCGGCAGTCTGATCGAAAAAAAACTCGGCAAAGCGGACCTGCCCAATCGGCGTATCGCAGAAACCTGGGAAGTCAGTGACGTTGATGGTATGAACGCGTCGGTGAAAAATGGCGCGCTGGCCGGTAAAACCCTGCGCGAGTTGACCCTCAGTGAACCCGATGCGCTGGTCGCGCCCGGCTGGCGTGGCCCGCAGTTTCCGCTGCTCACTAAATTTATTGATGGCTCCGGCATGCTGCCGGTGCATCTGCACGCCAATGATGACGCGGCACAGCGTCTTGAACAGCAGCCAAACGGCAAGACGGAAGCCTGGCATATCTTGTGGGCAGCGCCGGGAGCAACCTGCCTGGCGGGCATCAAACCCGGCATCAGCCGTGAACGTATTCGCGAAGCGCTGCTGGCTGAAGAGTACGACAGCATCATGCAGCGCCTGCCGGTCAACGCGGGTGATACGTTTTATATTCCCGGCGGCATGCTGCATTCGTTTGGTCCCGACACGCTGATTTATGAGATTGAGCAAACCTCCAATATTCAGCAGCACGCAATGCCGTGGCGCATGGAGGACGGCAGTAAAATTTCACCCGCCGAGCGTGAGAAAAACATTGATGCGCTGATGCAGCAGTTACGCCCGGAGTTGCAGGTGGAGCCGCAACCGGGGTTGTTGCTGGAAGAGAGCGAGGCGCTGACGCGGCGGCTGCTTTGTGCTGGCCCCTATTTTGCGCTGGAGCGCACGAGCTTCACCGAACGCTACCATTACGCTTTTAACAGCGTGCGCATTGTTTCCAACCTCGGCGCGCCGCTGCATATCGAAATGGGTGATGAGCGCTGGCCGCTGGATCGCGCCGCTACCTGCGTACTGCCCGCCTCGCTGGGTGAAATCACCTTCAGCGGCGAGGGCGAACTGCTGATCGGCTATCTGCCGGATCTGCAGCATGAGGTTATCGCACCGCTGGAGGCTCAAGGCTACGATCGGCAGGCCATTTCGCGGCTGGGCGATGTCTGGGATGAAAAAAGATAG
- a CDS encoding ABC transporter permease: MRDKFYSLLWLLVVIGCAWQAARAAGVPTFLLPAPQAVLVALVQHRALLAHHLFYTLTEILLALLVGIGSGTLAAIAMASSQRLRRLLFPLITASQAIPIFALAPLLVLWLGYGIASKVAVAALILFFPLCLSLFEGLCRTPPGWLELAQTLSPSRFYRFRHLYWPAALPGFFTGLHMAMILAPIGVVMGEWVGASEGLGYLMMQSNARLETALSFAALTLLLMITLLLSAIVTLLRRKYLWQS; the protein is encoded by the coding sequence ATGAGAGATAAATTTTACAGCCTGCTCTGGCTGCTGGTGGTGATTGGCTGCGCCTGGCAGGCTGCCCGCGCGGCTGGCGTTCCGACGTTTCTGCTGCCTGCGCCGCAGGCGGTGCTGGTCGCGCTGGTGCAGCATCGGGCGCTGCTGGCACATCATCTGTTTTATACGCTGACTGAAATTCTGCTGGCCCTGTTGGTGGGCATCGGCAGCGGCACGCTGGCGGCCATTGCGATGGCCAGCAGTCAGCGTCTGCGGCGGCTGCTTTTTCCGCTCATTACCGCCAGCCAGGCGATTCCGATCTTTGCCCTCGCGCCGCTGCTGGTGCTGTGGCTTGGCTACGGCATCGCTTCCAAGGTCGCGGTGGCAGCGCTGATCCTGTTTTTTCCACTTTGCTTGTCGCTGTTCGAAGGATTGTGTCGTACGCCGCCGGGCTGGCTGGAGCTGGCGCAAACCCTGTCGCCATCACGGTTTTACCGTTTCCGCCATCTCTACTGGCCCGCCGCACTGCCCGGTTTTTTTACCGGGCTGCACATGGCGATGATACTCGCGCCGATTGGCGTAGTAATGGGGGAATGGGTCGGCGCCAGCGAAGGATTGGGCTATTTGATGATGCAGTCCAATGCGCGGCTGGAAACGGCGTTGAGCTTTGCTGCGCTAACCCTGCTGTTAATGATCACACTGTTGCTCTCAGCTATTGTGACGCTGTTGCGGCGTAAATATCTCTGGCAATCCTGA
- a CDS encoding FUSC family protein, whose product MKRLTVTHFPSTLKHDAWLGLCCLPALMLIFFVGYYLDRMQTASIVASGAITLAYGANKTWESSSLLLLLATAVGVTVSTWLGSLAGNVMPLYIFGSMLYAGLYAMLASIQSGLWWALLQCAIAWLVAGYFAGSPLHAAERAALVGIGGLLQIVCLVLLFSKIRFQLQDVTRHNWADIFQHARQRYRQKIHIGWSVFFAMAAMGIALWMVERHAVGNGYWAGMTLLLCLRNDFRQSVRRVPARILGTLLGSLTATLLLTFLHTPLMLATGLTVAGYVAFTASYTLSTRSYFIFTFLVTVTVIFLMSSLGLPQHNVAINRVISTTTGGLFALCAIVLARMMTDFHVMKKLRQRAARLPDAARSFRRRDTGNREER is encoded by the coding sequence GTGAAACGATTAACCGTCACCCACTTCCCCTCAACGCTAAAACATGATGCCTGGCTTGGCCTGTGCTGTTTACCGGCGCTGATGCTGATTTTCTTTGTCGGCTATTATCTGGACCGGATGCAAACAGCAAGCATCGTCGCCAGTGGCGCCATTACCCTTGCCTACGGTGCCAATAAAACCTGGGAATCGTCGTCATTGTTGCTGTTGCTGGCAACGGCGGTGGGCGTCACGGTATCGACCTGGCTTGGCAGCCTGGCGGGCAATGTGATGCCGCTCTATATCTTCGGCTCGATGCTTTACGCCGGGCTCTACGCCATGCTGGCATCGATTCAGAGTGGATTGTGGTGGGCGTTGTTGCAATGCGCGATCGCCTGGCTGGTAGCCGGTTATTTTGCCGGTTCCCCTCTCCATGCTGCTGAGCGTGCCGCGCTGGTCGGTATCGGTGGCCTGCTGCAAATTGTCTGCCTGGTGCTGCTGTTCAGTAAAATCCGCTTTCAGTTGCAGGACGTCACGCGCCACAACTGGGCAGATATTTTTCAGCACGCCAGGCAGCGCTATCGGCAAAAAATCCATATTGGCTGGAGCGTGTTTTTCGCCATGGCGGCGATGGGAATCGCCCTCTGGATGGTAGAGCGTCATGCGGTGGGCAACGGCTACTGGGCGGGCATGACGCTGCTGCTCTGCTTACGCAACGATTTTCGTCAGTCGGTACGCCGCGTGCCGGCCCGCATTCTCGGTACGCTGCTCGGCAGCCTGACCGCCACGCTGTTGCTGACGTTCCTGCATACACCGCTGATGTTAGCCACTGGCCTGACGGTGGCTGGCTATGTGGCCTTTACCGCCTCCTACACGCTGTCAACGCGTTCTTACTTTATTTTCACTTTTCTGGTCACAGTAACGGTGATCTTTTTGATGTCCAGCCTTGGCCTGCCGCAGCATAACGTGGCGATCAACCGGGTGATTTCCACCACCACCGGCGGGCTGTTTGCGCTCTGTGCCATTGTGCTGGCGCGAATGATGACCGATTTTCACGTAATGAAAAAACTTCGTCAGCGCGCGGCGCGTTTACCGGATGCTGCACGATCTTTTCGTCGCAGAGATACAGGGAACAGAGAGGAGCGTTAA
- a CDS encoding glucose 1-dehydrogenase, with amino-acid sequence MSDIHRPQPPQPEQQQSWPGDTASMTPQPDHGENSYKGSGRLKGKKAIITGGDSGIGRAVAIAYAREGADVLIAYLDEHDDAKETARLIEAAGQKAVLVAGDITEAAQCQAIVDKAVETFGEINIVVNNAAFQMTRDSLDEISDEEFDRTMKTNLYAMFRISKAAVPHMPAGSAFIHTASINADQPKPKLIAYSATKAAIINFSGSLAALLAEKGIRSNAVAPGPIWTPLIPTTMPTEQVKNFGSEVPLQRAGQPAELASSYVMLASDEASYISGATIAVTGGVAFI; translated from the coding sequence ATGTCAGATATTCATCGTCCACAGCCCCCACAACCTGAGCAACAGCAAAGCTGGCCTGGCGACACCGCCAGCATGACACCGCAACCCGATCACGGTGAAAACAGCTATAAAGGTTCCGGCCGCCTGAAAGGCAAAAAAGCCATTATCACCGGCGGCGATTCCGGTATTGGTCGCGCCGTTGCCATTGCCTATGCCCGCGAAGGCGCCGATGTGCTGATCGCCTATCTGGATGAACACGATGATGCCAAAGAGACCGCGCGCTTGATCGAAGCGGCGGGTCAAAAAGCGGTGCTGGTTGCCGGTGATATTACCGAAGCGGCGCAGTGTCAGGCGATTGTCGATAAGGCGGTAGAGACGTTTGGCGAGATCAATATCGTGGTCAACAATGCCGCCTTCCAGATGACGCGCGATTCACTGGATGAGATCAGTGATGAAGAGTTTGATCGCACCATGAAAACCAATCTCTACGCCATGTTCCGCATCTCGAAAGCTGCGGTGCCGCACATGCCTGCTGGCAGTGCATTTATTCACACCGCATCGATCAATGCCGATCAGCCAAAACCCAAACTGATCGCCTATTCGGCAACCAAAGCGGCGATCATTAACTTTTCTGGCAGTCTGGCGGCACTGCTGGCCGAGAAAGGCATTCGCTCTAACGCGGTGGCCCCTGGCCCAATCTGGACTCCGCTGATCCCGACCACTATGCCAACCGAGCAGGTCAAGAATTTCGGCAGCGAAGTACCTCTGCAACGTGCCGGTCAGCCAGCGGAACTGGCGTCGAGCTATGTCATGCTGGCCAGCGATGAAGCGAGCTATATCTCCGGCGCCACTATCGCCGTCACCGGCGGCGTCGCCTTTATCTGA
- a CDS encoding thiazole synthase — translation MFYDFTPQSRFLIGTAGYPSPDVLQQAITAAESDIITVSLRREGSEGAAFRDLLTQLNKRVLPNTAGCHTVKEAVTTAHMARELFNTRWIKLEVIGHADTLQPDPFALVEAARILCAEGFQVFPYTTEDLIVGDKLIEAGCELLMPWGAPIGSGQGLRNPHGLRAMRAWFKGIPLIVDAGIGAPSQAAQAMEMGFDGILLNTAVAKARDPVRMAAAFAAAIRAGEQAYAAGLMEQRDMAAASTPIFGLAEFS, via the coding sequence ATGTTCTATGACTTTACGCCGCAGTCACGCTTCCTGATCGGCACCGCCGGTTATCCTTCACCCGACGTGCTCCAGCAGGCCATTACCGCCGCAGAAAGCGACATAATCACCGTCAGCCTGCGCCGTGAAGGCAGCGAAGGCGCAGCATTCCGCGATCTGCTGACGCAGCTCAATAAGCGCGTGCTGCCCAATACCGCAGGCTGCCATACGGTGAAAGAAGCGGTAACCACCGCACACATGGCGCGCGAGCTGTTTAACACGCGTTGGATCAAGCTGGAGGTAATCGGCCATGCCGACACGCTGCAGCCCGATCCTTTTGCGCTGGTTGAAGCCGCTCGCATTCTCTGTGCCGAGGGCTTTCAGGTGTTTCCCTATACCACTGAGGATCTGATCGTCGGCGACAAGCTGATTGAGGCGGGTTGTGAGCTGCTGATGCCCTGGGGGGCACCGATTGGCTCAGGGCAGGGATTGCGTAATCCGCACGGACTGCGCGCCATGCGCGCGTGGTTCAAAGGCATTCCACTGATCGTGGATGCGGGCATCGGCGCGCCAAGCCAGGCCGCGCAGGCGATGGAGATGGGCTTTGATGGCATTCTGCTTAATACCGCGGTAGCGAAAGCACGAGATCCGGTAAGGATGGCCGCGGCGTTTGCCGCCGCTATTCGCGCCGGAGAACAGGCTTACGCCGCAGGATTAATGGAGCAGCGCGACATGGCCGCGGCCTCCACGCCGATCTTTGGCCTGGCCGAGTTCAGTTAA